One part of the Dyadobacter sp. 676 genome encodes these proteins:
- a CDS encoding glucoamylase family protein codes for MKTLKNKLAVALCVLTVPGVTSCYEKFDPESYAPSVTIGGFTSSDEIARANLVAHFPFDGNYSDVISNTAGTNTGTTFANGLKGQAMKGAKDGYVLFTPTAAILGLKSFTLTYWVNSPSTKAAGGIIGLVGLSQTDGFWGNIETFFENGGTDTDGIFKAHIQNDKTDAWVTKEGIVNLYNSWNHIALSYDATSSTFNVYVNGSKTATTTVAKFGELKWKNPGKMVFGTVQFQTKPSLTTGASAQDWASYLTGLLDEVRIYNVALKDAEVDALVKLESRGEIMPFKYLLLFCSLIWLGVSCKSEKEAPGPSNPGIPASFGFNSVKVNGTYSGFKYHDVNLKPKIRFTFSAPLSNATIPDGITFQSMSGEAVAYSSSLENGDSSVVITPSADLKYLTRYSVSATKALKSKTGGMLLNEVKVELITMLDSTDKFPVIGEEALLTLVQQQTFRYFWDFAHPVSGLARERNTSGDVVTSGGSGFGIMTIPVAIERKFITRAQGLERMQKIVGFLKKAQTFHGAFPHWLNGITGAAVPFSDKDNGADLVETSFLIQGLLTARQYFSESNAAETTLRTDINAIWRAVEWDWFRKNNENVLYWHWSPDYGWDMNHQIRGWNECLITYVLAAASPSHGIDKSVYDNGWAGNSTFTNGKEYYGITLPLGEPLGGPLFFSHYSFLGLNPTGLTDRFTNYFTQNKAHTLINYNYCKTNPQQYYGYSDQCWGLTASDIPGGYNASSPSNDKGVIAPTAALSAFPYTPAESMRALKFFYYKLGDRLWGEYGFHDAFSLDQLWFTDSYLAIDQGPIVVMIENYRTALPWKLFMSSPEVKTGLKKLGFNSPQL; via the coding sequence ATGAAAACTTTAAAGAATAAGCTGGCCGTGGCATTGTGTGTATTGACCGTGCCCGGGGTTACCTCCTGCTATGAAAAGTTCGATCCCGAAAGTTACGCGCCCAGCGTGACCATCGGCGGCTTCACGAGCTCCGACGAAATCGCAAGGGCCAATCTCGTGGCGCATTTCCCTTTCGACGGTAATTACAGCGACGTTATTTCCAACACCGCTGGCACCAATACCGGCACTACATTCGCCAACGGTCTGAAAGGCCAGGCAATGAAGGGAGCCAAAGACGGTTATGTGCTTTTCACGCCGACTGCGGCCATTCTGGGGTTGAAGAGCTTTACATTGACCTACTGGGTAAACAGCCCGTCGACCAAAGCGGCGGGCGGCATTATCGGACTGGTAGGTTTGTCTCAAACAGATGGTTTCTGGGGAAACATCGAAACCTTTTTCGAGAACGGCGGTACCGATACTGACGGTATTTTCAAAGCCCACATTCAGAATGATAAAACCGACGCCTGGGTTACCAAGGAAGGCATTGTGAACCTTTATAACTCCTGGAATCACATTGCATTGTCATACGATGCCACTTCATCCACTTTCAATGTATATGTGAACGGCTCTAAAACAGCTACCACTACAGTAGCCAAATTCGGGGAGTTGAAATGGAAGAATCCCGGTAAAATGGTATTCGGCACGGTACAATTCCAGACTAAGCCGAGCCTTACCACGGGGGCTTCCGCACAGGATTGGGCGAGCTACCTGACCGGCCTGCTCGACGAAGTAAGGATTTACAATGTTGCTTTGAAAGACGCCGAAGTGGATGCACTCGTCAAACTGGAATCGAGGGGGGAAATAATGCCTTTTAAATACCTTCTTCTTTTTTGTTCATTGATCTGGCTCGGGGTTTCCTGCAAATCGGAAAAGGAAGCCCCCGGGCCTTCAAACCCCGGAATACCGGCTTCATTCGGATTTAATAGCGTGAAAGTGAACGGCACCTATTCCGGGTTCAAATACCATGATGTAAACCTCAAACCTAAAATCAGGTTTACATTCTCAGCACCGCTCAGCAACGCAACCATTCCCGACGGGATCACCTTTCAGTCGATGTCGGGTGAAGCCGTCGCATATTCTTCCTCCCTGGAAAACGGCGACAGTTCGGTTGTGATCACGCCTTCCGCCGATTTGAAATACCTGACCCGCTATTCTGTCAGCGCCACCAAAGCATTAAAATCCAAAACGGGCGGAATGCTCCTGAACGAGGTGAAAGTAGAACTGATCACGATGCTGGATTCTACCGACAAATTCCCGGTCATTGGTGAAGAAGCGTTATTAACGCTCGTACAGCAGCAAACTTTCAGGTATTTCTGGGACTTCGCGCACCCGGTGAGCGGGCTGGCGCGCGAGCGGAATACCTCGGGCGACGTGGTGACCTCCGGCGGTAGCGGTTTTGGCATTATGACCATTCCCGTCGCAATCGAACGGAAGTTTATCACCCGCGCACAGGGATTGGAAAGAATGCAGAAGATCGTAGGCTTCCTGAAAAAAGCGCAGACCTTTCACGGGGCATTTCCGCATTGGCTGAACGGCATAACCGGCGCAGCTGTGCCGTTCAGCGATAAGGACAATGGAGCCGATCTGGTAGAAACGTCGTTCCTGATCCAGGGATTGCTCACGGCCCGCCAGTATTTCAGTGAAAGCAATGCCGCCGAAACCACGTTACGGACCGATATCAATGCGATATGGAGAGCGGTGGAATGGGATTGGTTTAGAAAAAACAATGAGAATGTACTGTACTGGCATTGGAGCCCGGATTACGGCTGGGATATGAATCACCAGATCCGTGGCTGGAACGAATGCCTGATCACCTATGTGCTGGCGGCGGCGTCCCCTTCGCACGGCATCGACAAAAGCGTTTACGACAACGGGTGGGCAGGCAACAGCACATTTACCAACGGAAAAGAATATTATGGTATCACATTACCGCTTGGTGAACCCCTGGGTGGGCCGTTGTTTTTCTCGCACTATTCGTTTCTGGGGCTGAATCCAACCGGCCTCACCGACCGGTTTACCAATTATTTTACCCAAAACAAGGCCCATACCCTTATCAATTACAATTATTGCAAAACAAACCCGCAACAATACTACGGGTACAGCGACCAATGCTGGGGCCTCACCGCCAGCGACATTCCGGGCGGCTATAATGCCAGCTCCCCAAGCAACGACAAGGGAGTAATTGCGCCTACTGCAGCACTTTCCGCATTCCCGTATACACCCGCGGAGTCGATGAGGGCTTTAAAATTCTTCTACTACAAACTCGGCGACAGGTTATGGGGCGAGTACGGCTTCCACGACGCATTTTCGCTGGATCAGCTATGGTTTACGGATTCTTACCTGGCTATCGACCAGGGGCCGATCGTCGTCATGATCGAAAATTACCGCACGGCTTTACCCTGGAAGCTCTTCATGAGCAGCCCGGAGGTTAAGACCGGTCTTAAAAAGCTCGGATTTAACAGTCCCCAGCTTTGA
- a CDS encoding RagB/SusD family nutrient uptake outer membrane protein encodes MKNIDLKNSLKQKGLYIGLAALLIVPSSCSDSFLDVDPQGKQAGAVFWVNEADATKAVNAMYANLRSWNNTAFAAIAIESVGSDDAEKGSTPSDATFFNQYDTFTVGSTEGQLGSFWEGQYQNINYANQVLDNIPAISMDETLKARYLAEAKFVRAYSYFRLVRAFGDIPLRLSVPKDASEYNIPRTPKAEVYAAIEKDLTEAAAVLPLNYGAADIGRATKGAAQSLHAKVSMYQGKWQQVFDLTTQVMNSGQYSLFPDYEALFRIPNENSRESIFEIQNELIPSNKDASNSQYSQVQGVRGVQGGGWGFNVPTEQLSKAFEAGDPRRDATIIFRGETTPAGDVIAATGDNPMYNQKSYVPFKLYVTGFNEGSQQNVRVIRYAEVLLMNAEAANEIGNTTQALASLEMVRARARGASKTILPKVTTTDKAALRLAIWNERHYELAMEFDRYFDVIRQGRAAQIFGPKGWKAGKNEVWPIPQNEIDLSAGVLTQNPGY; translated from the coding sequence ATGAAAAATATAGATTTAAAAAACAGTTTGAAGCAGAAAGGGCTTTATATCGGGCTGGCAGCGCTCCTGATCGTCCCATCGTCCTGCAGTGACAGTTTCCTCGACGTGGACCCGCAGGGAAAACAGGCGGGAGCGGTGTTCTGGGTAAATGAAGCCGACGCAACCAAGGCAGTGAATGCAATGTATGCCAACCTCCGCAGCTGGAACAACACCGCTTTTGCCGCCATTGCCATCGAAAGCGTAGGCTCCGATGATGCGGAAAAAGGCAGCACACCTTCCGACGCTACATTTTTTAACCAATACGATACCTTCACCGTGGGTTCCACGGAAGGCCAGCTAGGCAGCTTCTGGGAGGGGCAATATCAGAATATCAACTACGCCAACCAGGTATTGGACAACATCCCGGCGATCAGCATGGACGAGACCCTGAAAGCGAGGTACCTGGCTGAGGCGAAATTCGTGCGCGCCTACTCCTATTTCAGGCTCGTACGGGCATTTGGCGACATTCCCCTTAGGTTGAGTGTTCCAAAGGACGCTTCGGAATACAATATCCCGCGCACACCGAAAGCGGAGGTTTACGCAGCCATCGAAAAAGACCTCACCGAAGCGGCTGCCGTGTTGCCATTAAACTATGGTGCAGCCGACATCGGCCGCGCTACCAAGGGCGCTGCGCAGTCCTTACACGCCAAAGTTTCGATGTACCAGGGTAAATGGCAGCAGGTTTTCGATCTGACCACACAGGTGATGAACTCCGGCCAATATTCGCTGTTCCCGGATTATGAAGCATTGTTCCGTATTCCGAATGAGAATTCCAGAGAATCGATCTTCGAAATCCAGAACGAACTCATTCCTTCGAACAAAGACGCCTCCAACTCACAGTATTCGCAGGTTCAGGGCGTGCGGGGGGTGCAAGGCGGCGGCTGGGGCTTTAATGTACCTACCGAGCAACTATCCAAAGCATTCGAAGCAGGCGACCCGCGCAGGGATGCAACGATCATTTTCCGTGGCGAGACGACGCCAGCCGGAGACGTAATCGCAGCAACCGGCGATAACCCTATGTACAACCAGAAGTCGTATGTGCCGTTCAAACTTTATGTGACGGGCTTCAATGAAGGCTCACAGCAAAATGTACGCGTGATCCGCTACGCCGAAGTATTGCTAATGAATGCGGAAGCTGCCAACGAAATCGGTAACACGACCCAGGCGCTCGCTTCGCTTGAAATGGTGCGTGCACGTGCAAGGGGCGCAAGCAAAACCATCCTGCCAAAAGTGACCACCACCGACAAAGCCGCATTGCGCCTGGCGATCTGGAACGAGCGCCACTATGAGCTTGCTATGGAATTCGACCGCTATTTTGATGTGATCCGTCAGGGACGTGCCGCTCAGATCTTCGGACCAAAAGGATGGAAGGCCGGCAAAAACGAAGTGTGGCCTATTCCTCAGAATGAAATCGACCTCAGCGCAGGCGTGCTGACCCAGAATCCAGGCTATTAA
- a CDS encoding TonB-dependent receptor, protein MKTIVRLLYMLVFLTLGSFSYAQEINVTGKVTSSADNSALPGASVLIKGTTTGVPTDADGNYTIKVPSPQSVLVFSMIGMVTQEITVGNQTTLNVALQEDAKALNEVLVVGYGSQKKLDVTGAITQIKGVDIAKQPSMNAVSGLQGKVAGVQINNSGKPGEAPQIRIRGVGTAYGSANPLYVVDGVWFDDISFLNSGDIESMNILKDASSQSIYGVRAANGVVLITTKKGKSGQAVIDYNGYVGYQKVTNQIKMANANEYATMINELSRINGKSDVLDPSQFGEGTDWYHQILRNAFVTNHQISISGGGEKSTYNFSLGYLDQDGVVEKNNFKRYTARLQNDFQVLKNLKVGYSATAAYSKSRDEAGGIFRQLYAAAPVVPVYYADGTYGDPTDYNLGDANNFNPQVTIDFYNQNTKKTLLTGNAYAELQVLKGLTFRTSLGGRYGQDETRTYVPQYVATFKQRNTTSFLEFVRPQTRYWIFENTLTYTKDFGQHSITALLGQSAQRDQSYKVTANALNVPYTSEGDLYLALGSADSRNVTDEGDLGTYASYFGRVNYSFGERYLLNASLRADGSSKFYQGGNAWGYFPSVGAGWVISNENFMKDQTVFDNLKVRGSWGKIGNASVPSNLSTLTVATGGGLAAIFGEQLNTGASINTIIPPTTYWERGVGTDAGIEASFLKSRLTVELDYYIKKTERAIFDIPVLSSIGTSSGRIVGNQANFQNKGFELALNWRDEIGDGLSYSIGINGAVNNNKVLSVSSGANPIYDGGVGLTSGALATRTRVGDPIGSFFGYVVDGIFQNDEEIKNSAQPNAKPGDFRYRDISGTDGVPDGTISGLDRQVIGNPNPKYTYGINTSWNYKNIDLMLDFQGVAKVDIYNANMGWRYGNENFTKDFYDNRWHGEGTSNTYPSANIGGGQNYLPNTFFVQSGSYFRVRNAQIGYTFPQAFNEKLKIRKLRLYANAQNPLNFFKYKGLSPEVRANENKPTQAGIDANVYPLSATYNFGINVTF, encoded by the coding sequence ATGAAAACTATTGTACGATTACTGTACATGCTCGTTTTCCTGACATTAGGAAGTTTCTCTTACGCGCAGGAAATAAATGTGACCGGGAAAGTCACTTCGAGTGCCGACAATTCGGCGCTGCCGGGCGCCAGCGTGCTCATCAAAGGCACCACCACCGGTGTTCCTACCGATGCCGATGGGAACTACACCATAAAAGTTCCGTCCCCCCAGTCCGTGCTGGTCTTTTCGATGATCGGCATGGTTACTCAAGAGATAACAGTAGGCAACCAAACTACCCTGAATGTTGCATTGCAGGAGGATGCCAAGGCGTTGAACGAAGTACTCGTGGTGGGTTATGGTTCTCAGAAAAAACTCGATGTTACGGGTGCCATTACACAAATTAAGGGTGTCGACATCGCGAAGCAACCTTCGATGAATGCCGTGAGCGGGTTGCAGGGCAAGGTAGCCGGTGTGCAGATCAACAACTCCGGTAAGCCCGGCGAGGCGCCGCAGATCCGTATCCGCGGTGTCGGAACGGCTTACGGCAGCGCTAACCCATTGTATGTGGTCGACGGTGTATGGTTCGATGATATCAGCTTCCTAAACTCGGGCGATATCGAGAGCATGAACATCCTGAAAGATGCGTCCAGCCAGTCCATTTATGGCGTACGCGCAGCGAACGGGGTCGTTTTGATCACCACCAAAAAAGGAAAATCAGGCCAGGCGGTCATCGATTACAATGGTTATGTAGGTTACCAGAAAGTGACCAACCAGATCAAAATGGCAAACGCGAACGAATATGCCACGATGATCAACGAATTGAGCCGTATCAATGGTAAATCGGATGTCCTCGATCCATCGCAATTCGGCGAGGGTACCGACTGGTACCATCAGATTCTGCGCAATGCCTTTGTAACCAATCACCAGATTTCGATCAGCGGTGGCGGTGAAAAATCGACTTACAACTTCTCGCTGGGTTATCTGGATCAGGACGGTGTTGTCGAGAAAAACAATTTCAAACGTTACACTGCCCGTCTGCAGAACGATTTCCAGGTGTTGAAGAACCTGAAAGTGGGTTACTCGGCAACGGCTGCATATAGTAAGTCGAGAGACGAAGCGGGAGGTATTTTCCGTCAATTGTATGCCGCCGCGCCTGTCGTTCCGGTTTACTATGCCGACGGCACCTATGGCGACCCTACCGATTACAACCTGGGCGACGCCAATAACTTCAACCCGCAGGTTACCATCGACTTTTATAACCAGAATACCAAAAAAACACTGCTGACCGGTAATGCTTACGCGGAACTGCAGGTCCTGAAAGGCCTTACCTTCCGGACAAGCCTCGGTGGCCGTTACGGACAGGACGAAACCCGTACCTACGTGCCGCAATATGTTGCGACATTCAAACAACGCAACACCACCAGCTTCCTCGAATTTGTCCGTCCACAGACCCGTTACTGGATCTTTGAGAACACTTTGACCTATACCAAAGACTTCGGCCAGCACAGCATTACGGCGTTGCTCGGTCAGTCGGCGCAGCGCGACCAATCCTACAAAGTCACAGCCAATGCCCTGAACGTGCCATACACCAGCGAAGGCGATTTGTACCTCGCACTGGGTAGCGCCGATAGCCGTAACGTAACCGACGAGGGCGACCTGGGTACCTACGCTTCCTATTTCGGCCGTGTGAACTACTCTTTCGGCGAGCGTTACCTGTTGAATGCGTCTCTCCGCGCGGACGGCTCTTCGAAATTCTACCAGGGCGGTAATGCCTGGGGTTATTTCCCTTCGGTAGGGGCGGGCTGGGTTATCAGCAACGAAAATTTCATGAAAGACCAGACGGTTTTCGACAACCTGAAAGTCCGTGGGAGCTGGGGTAAAATCGGTAACGCATCCGTGCCTTCCAACCTGTCGACGCTCACGGTAGCGACCGGCGGCGGACTGGCGGCGATTTTCGGCGAACAGTTGAATACCGGCGCCAGCATCAACACCATCATTCCGCCCACCACTTACTGGGAACGCGGTGTAGGTACCGACGCGGGTATCGAGGCTTCATTCCTGAAATCGAGACTGACCGTAGAGCTGGATTATTATATCAAAAAAACCGAACGAGCGATCTTCGACATTCCCGTGTTGAGTTCTATCGGTACCAGCTCGGGCCGGATTGTGGGCAACCAGGCCAACTTCCAGAACAAAGGTTTCGAACTTGCATTGAACTGGCGCGACGAAATCGGCGACGGCCTTTCTTACAGCATCGGCATAAACGGCGCAGTGAACAACAACAAAGTGCTTTCAGTATCGTCCGGCGCGAACCCGATCTATGATGGCGGTGTGGGCCTTACCAGCGGAGCGCTCGCAACGCGTACCCGTGTAGGCGACCCGATCGGTTCATTCTTCGGCTATGTGGTAGATGGTATTTTCCAGAACGACGAAGAGATCAAAAACTCCGCTCAACCCAACGCCAAGCCCGGTGATTTCAGATACCGCGATATCAGCGGAACCGATGGCGTACCCGACGGAACCATTTCCGGGCTCGACCGCCAGGTGATCGGCAACCCGAATCCGAAATACACCTATGGCATCAATACCAGCTGGAATTATAAGAACATCGACCTGATGCTCGATTTCCAGGGCGTAGCCAAGGTCGATATTTACAATGCCAACATGGGGTGGCGCTATGGTAACGAGAACTTCACCAAGGATTTCTACGATAACAGATGGCATGGCGAAGGCACATCGAATACTTATCCTTCGGCGAATATCGGCGGAGGCCAGAACTACCTGCCGAACACATTCTTTGTGCAAAGCGGCAGCTACTTCCGCGTGAGAAATGCGCAAATCGGTTACACGTTCCCGCAGGCATTCAATGAAAAGCTGAAAATCCGCAAACTGCGCCTGTACGCAAATGCGCAAAACCCATTGAATTTCTTCAAATACAAAGGCCTGTCGCCCGAGGTAAGAGCCAACGAGAACAAACCGACACAGGCCGGAATCGACGCCAATGTGTACCCGCTTTCGGCGACTTACAACTTCGGTATCAACGTCACTTTCTAA
- a CDS encoding glucoamylase family protein yields the protein MKLYFQLLLCLALLAGLQVDCTAQKKKSAAAKSAAFNPAARPKNLSDTALLELVQKQTFRYFWEFGHPVSGMARERSNIAYDYGDEVVTIGGTGFGVMAMIVAAERQWQPRDSVAARLLKMVKFLSKADHYHGIFPHWLNGATGKIIPFSRKDDGGDLVESSFLFQGLLAVRQYFDRDTDVERELRNRITWLWNEAEWDWYTRGNPNQLYWHWSPNNGWAMNFELRGYNETLITYIMGAASPRYPITRQVYDKCWAQSDHFRNGKEYYGIKLPLGFEYGGPLFFAHYSFLGLDPRNLKDQYANYWEQNVNHSLINYKHCVANPGKFKGYGENSWGLTASDTYNGYNAHSPTNDFGTITPTAALSSFPYTPEQSMKALRHFYDDLGDKIWSEYGFTDAFNESQNWYATSHLAIDQGPIIVMIENYRTGLLWKLFMKDPDVQNGLRKLGFESPTLRVSSKN from the coding sequence ATGAAGCTATACTTTCAATTACTACTATGCCTCGCGCTGCTTGCGGGCCTTCAGGTAGATTGCACGGCGCAAAAAAAGAAATCCGCAGCCGCCAAATCTGCCGCTTTCAATCCGGCCGCCCGTCCTAAAAACCTCTCGGACACCGCATTGCTGGAACTCGTTCAGAAACAGACATTCCGGTATTTCTGGGAATTCGGTCACCCGGTAAGCGGGATGGCCCGCGAGCGGAGCAATATAGCGTACGACTACGGCGACGAAGTGGTTACCATCGGCGGAACGGGTTTCGGCGTGATGGCGATGATCGTCGCGGCAGAGCGGCAATGGCAACCCCGCGATTCGGTTGCCGCACGATTGTTGAAAATGGTCAAATTCCTTTCCAAAGCCGATCACTACCATGGTATTTTCCCTCACTGGCTCAATGGGGCTACCGGCAAGATCATTCCATTCAGTCGGAAAGACGATGGCGGCGATCTCGTGGAATCCTCGTTCCTTTTCCAGGGACTACTTGCCGTCAGACAATATTTCGACCGCGATACCGACGTGGAAAGGGAGCTCCGCAATCGTATTACCTGGCTCTGGAACGAAGCCGAATGGGACTGGTACACACGTGGCAATCCGAATCAGCTCTACTGGCATTGGAGCCCCAATAACGGGTGGGCGATGAATTTCGAGCTTCGTGGGTACAACGAGACATTAATTACCTACATCATGGGCGCCGCGTCGCCCCGTTACCCCATTACCCGCCAGGTTTACGACAAGTGCTGGGCGCAAAGCGACCATTTCCGCAATGGGAAAGAGTATTATGGGATCAAACTGCCTCTTGGCTTCGAGTATGGAGGGCCGTTGTTTTTCGCGCATTATTCGTTCCTCGGCCTCGATCCCCGCAATTTGAAAGATCAGTATGCCAATTACTGGGAGCAAAATGTGAACCATTCGCTGATTAACTACAAGCATTGTGTCGCCAACCCGGGCAAGTTCAAGGGATACGGGGAAAACAGCTGGGGATTGACGGCTAGCGACACTTACAACGGGTACAATGCGCATTCGCCCACAAATGATTTCGGGACCATTACACCTACGGCGGCATTGTCGTCCTTCCCCTACACACCGGAGCAATCGATGAAAGCATTGCGGCACTTTTACGACGACCTGGGGGATAAAATCTGGTCGGAATACGGATTTACCGACGCATTCAACGAATCGCAAAACTGGTACGCCACATCGCACCTTGCTATTGACCAGGGCCCTATTATCGTGATGATCGAAAACTACCGGACCGGGCTGCTCTGGAAATTATTCATGAAAGATCCGGACGTTCAGAACGGTTTAAGAAAACTCGGGTTTGAAAGTCCGACGCTACGCGTGTCCAGCAAAAATTAA
- a CDS encoding kelch repeat-containing protein, whose amino-acid sequence MKPLYQKLALLIALHAFGLHGSAQIWTVSEPENLPEKRHENAMAAANGKLYLLGGRGIKPVDEYDSKKDSWKSLAPSPIEMSHFQAVTYKNEIYVLGAFTGGYPHEVPIPDIYIFNPVKNEWRKGASIPENRRRGAAGAFVLNDKIYLVCGIQDGHWDGQVTWFDEFDPATGTWKTLPDAPRPRDHVQVAVLDDKLYVAGGRLSTARINQVLNTVIKEVDVYDFKTGKWTTLDASNNLPTLRAGNTTIAYNNRILVIGGESDAHVEAHNEVEAFNPQTRKWERWPSLHQGRHGTQAVLFNRKVYIAAGSANRGGGPELNDMEILDK is encoded by the coding sequence ATGAAACCACTCTATCAAAAACTCGCGTTGCTGATCGCCTTGCATGCATTCGGTTTGCATGGATCAGCGCAGATATGGACGGTCTCGGAGCCGGAGAACCTGCCCGAGAAAAGACACGAAAATGCGATGGCTGCGGCAAACGGGAAGTTGTATCTGCTGGGAGGCCGCGGCATCAAACCCGTTGATGAATACGATTCGAAAAAGGACTCGTGGAAAAGTCTGGCGCCATCACCAATCGAAATGAGCCATTTTCAGGCCGTAACATATAAAAATGAAATTTACGTGCTGGGTGCATTCACCGGCGGCTACCCGCACGAAGTGCCCATTCCCGACATTTACATTTTCAATCCCGTGAAGAACGAATGGCGTAAGGGTGCGTCCATTCCGGAAAATCGCAGACGCGGCGCAGCCGGGGCATTTGTTTTGAACGATAAAATTTACCTGGTCTGCGGCATTCAGGACGGCCATTGGGATGGGCAGGTAACCTGGTTCGATGAATTCGACCCCGCGACAGGCACATGGAAAACGCTTCCTGACGCCCCGCGCCCGCGCGATCACGTGCAGGTAGCCGTCCTGGACGACAAGCTTTATGTAGCAGGAGGCCGCTTGTCGACAGCACGTATCAATCAGGTTTTGAACACCGTTATCAAGGAAGTGGATGTATATGATTTTAAAACCGGCAAATGGACGACGCTGGATGCCTCCAATAACCTTCCTACCCTTCGCGCCGGCAACACGACCATCGCTTACAATAACAGGATCCTCGTGATCGGCGGTGAAAGCGATGCACATGTGGAGGCGCATAATGAAGTGGAGGCATTTAATCCGCAGACCCGGAAATGGGAAAGGTGGCCTTCGCTTCATCAGGGCCGTCATGGTACGCAGGCGGTTTTGTTCAACAGGAAGGTTTACATTGCGGCCGGTTCGGCCAACCGCGGGGGCGGTCCGGAGCTGAACGATATGGAAATATTGGATAAATAA